Proteins encoded by one window of Paenibacillus urinalis:
- a CDS encoding polymer-forming cytoskeletal protein, whose translation MSEAERRNRNIAGIGSSSGGVYQHVRADGMARFSSDIDCISYEVNGNASLNGTLKCNRYVVNGLSTVDGDIAAEDILVNGTSKAKGNVRAERTRVDGVFSIRGLLDTESLIVNGKANLGGKLIASSVEVAGTLSVDRDVECEKFEVQGGFKIRGLLNAGDVDIKLLLGCEAEDIGGERIHVRRDHKVKLLDGFVPGLAPKLKAKVIEGDDIYLEQTYAQTVRGNRVVIGPGCQIGLVEYKESYHQDEDTVVDRYIQM comes from the coding sequence ATGAGTGAAGCAGAAAGACGGAATCGGAATATTGCGGGGATCGGCAGTTCTTCAGGGGGAGTATACCAGCATGTCAGAGCAGATGGGATGGCCAGGTTTTCCAGCGATATTGACTGTATCAGCTATGAGGTGAATGGGAATGCAAGTCTGAATGGCACTTTGAAATGTAATCGCTACGTCGTGAATGGGTTATCAACGGTGGATGGTGATATCGCTGCAGAAGATATCCTCGTAAACGGAACGAGTAAAGCGAAAGGGAATGTGAGAGCTGAGCGTACCCGAGTGGATGGCGTCTTTTCTATTAGAGGACTGCTGGATACAGAGTCGCTTATTGTCAACGGCAAAGCTAACTTAGGCGGCAAACTCATCGCAAGCAGCGTAGAGGTGGCGGGAACCCTGTCCGTAGATCGGGATGTGGAATGCGAGAAATTCGAGGTCCAGGGAGGCTTTAAGATCCGTGGGCTCCTGAACGCAGGTGATGTTGATATTAAGCTGCTTCTGGGGTGTGAGGCAGAGGATATCGGCGGGGAACGCATTCATGTGCGCCGTGATCACAAGGTGAAGCTTCTCGATGGTTTCGTGCCAGGACTCGCACCTAAGCTGAAGGCCAAAGTCATTGAGGGAGACGACATCTACTTGGAGCAGACCTATGCTCAAACGGTTAGGGGAAACCGGGTGGTTATTGGCCCAGGCTGCCAGATCGGTCTTGTGGAATATAAGGAATCCTATCATCAGGATGAGGATACGGTCGTCGATCGCTACATTCAAATGTAA
- a CDS encoding YhbD family protein — protein sequence MQEDLISKKDLLEITGISYGQLYRWKRKNLIPEGWFIRRSSFTGQETFFPRESILSRIHKIKNMKDDLSLDELADVFSPSVSTLLLTQEEIMHRELVTPITMQLYLEQAELRETEQLEFEQLLCLYVLDQALSSGQMTRDEGVLLIRTFHQEYRKFEDKGCDIILIRKMGVPILMMVSAGSGIYYDMGVKEALRLPIAVYIEQLKVHLNRSGGYGYE from the coding sequence ATGCAGGAGGACTTGATATCGAAGAAAGATCTGCTGGAGATCACCGGTATTTCATATGGACAGTTATACCGATGGAAGCGGAAGAATTTAATTCCGGAGGGTTGGTTCATTCGCAGATCTTCCTTTACGGGTCAGGAGACGTTTTTCCCCAGGGAGAGCATCTTATCACGAATTCACAAAATAAAAAACATGAAAGATGATCTATCTCTGGATGAGCTCGCAGATGTGTTCTCTCCATCGGTTAGCACACTTCTTCTGACACAGGAAGAAATCATGCATAGAGAGCTGGTTACACCGATTACCATGCAATTGTATTTAGAGCAAGCAGAGCTTCGTGAGACAGAGCAGCTGGAGTTCGAGCAGCTTCTTTGCCTTTATGTTCTGGATCAGGCTTTGTCCAGCGGACAAATGACCCGAGATGAAGGAGTGCTTCTCATTCGTACGTTTCATCAGGAATACAGGAAGTTTGAGGATAAGGGCTGCGACATCATTCTGATCCGTAAAATGGGAGTGCCGATTCTCATGATGGTCAGTGCCGGAAGCGGGATTTATTACGATATGGGCGTGAAGGAAGCGCTGAGATTACCGATTGCAGTATATATAGAACAGCTCAAGGTACATTTAAATCGATCTGGAGGTTATGGCTATGAGTGA
- a CDS encoding alpha/beta hydrolase gives MAFMQCHFYSEVLGLNTTMHVILPQQTFSQIGVDTKQGHGPYPTLYLLHGLSDDDSIWLRRTSIERYASALGIAVVMPNGYRSFYTDMAEGSKYYTYITEEVPKLARSFFPLSSAREDNFVAGLSMGGYGAMKIALSRPQEYAAAASLSGAVDMAAHYDKIQTQDEARSVEFKRIFGDKIAGTDNDLLHLLKECDQQPGPKPKLFQCCGTEDFLYEDNLSFRSAAEQTSLDFTYIEGPGEHEWGYWDTHIQDVLNWLPLQK, from the coding sequence ATGGCCTTTATGCAATGTCACTTTTATTCCGAAGTACTAGGACTGAATACAACGATGCACGTCATTCTGCCTCAGCAGACTTTCTCTCAGATTGGCGTGGATACGAAGCAGGGACACGGGCCCTACCCGACACTTTATCTACTGCATGGTCTCTCCGATGATGACTCGATCTGGCTGCGCCGGACTTCCATTGAACGCTACGCCTCTGCTCTGGGAATCGCGGTCGTGATGCCGAACGGTTACCGCAGCTTCTACACCGATATGGCGGAAGGAAGCAAGTATTATACGTACATAACGGAGGAGGTTCCAAAGCTGGCCCGATCCTTCTTCCCATTGTCTTCTGCACGTGAGGATAACTTTGTGGCCGGGCTCTCCATGGGCGGATATGGTGCTATGAAGATTGCGTTGTCCAGACCCCAGGAATATGCTGCTGCCGCGAGCCTCTCGGGTGCTGTTGACATGGCTGCCCATTATGACAAGATCCAGACTCAGGATGAAGCACGAAGCGTAGAATTCAAACGGATATTCGGGGATAAGATAGCGGGCACGGATAATGATCTGCTGCATTTGCTCAAGGAATGCGATCAGCAGCCAGGACCTAAGCCTAAGCTGTTCCAATGCTGCGGGACAGAGGACTTTCTATATGAGGATAATCTCAGCTTCCGTTCGGCGGCTGAACAAACAAGTCTTGACTTCACCTATATCGAAGGCCCTGGAGAGCATGAGTGGGGATACTGGGATACACATATTCAGGATGTTTTGAACTGGCTTCCTTTGCAAAAATAA
- the argH gene encoding argininosuccinate lyase, whose product MSKLWGGRFTKQTNHLVEEYTASINFDKALAEEDIQGSLAHVTMLGKCGILPQEDVEKIKEGLHTVLGKIREGQIEFSVSDEDIHMNIEKNLIEEIGPVGGKLHTGRSRNDQVATDMHLYLRSRVIEIVGMLHALQEALIGQAKENLDTIIPGYTHLQRAQPILFAHHLMAYVSMFQRDAERLIDSYKRINVLPLGAGALAGTTFPIDRHFVAEQLQFDRVYENSLDAVSDRDFIVEFLADASLIMMHLSRLSEELVLWSSTEFSFVELDDAFCTGSSIMPQKKNPDVPELVRGKTGRVYGNLMGLLTVLKSLPLAYNKDMQEDKEGMFDTVATLEGALQLFAPMIATMKVNKGRMREAVNQDFSNATDIADFLVGNGLPFRQAHEVIGKTVLYCIQNGKYLLDLTLDEFKQFSELFDDQIYAVLQPEAVVNARNVYGGTASVQVTDAIRRSEAMLGLTTQWLKEHTE is encoded by the coding sequence ATGAGTAAATTATGGGGCGGGCGTTTCACCAAGCAAACGAATCATTTGGTTGAGGAATATACAGCATCGATCAATTTTGACAAGGCACTTGCAGAGGAAGATATTCAAGGCAGTCTGGCACATGTGACGATGCTGGGCAAATGCGGGATTTTGCCACAGGAGGATGTGGAGAAGATCAAAGAAGGACTTCACACGGTCCTTGGCAAAATTCGGGAAGGCCAGATTGAGTTCTCTGTCTCGGATGAAGATATTCATATGAATATCGAGAAGAATCTGATTGAGGAGATCGGACCGGTAGGTGGTAAGCTTCACACGGGACGCAGTCGGAATGACCAAGTAGCAACCGACATGCATCTCTACTTGCGGTCACGCGTTATCGAGATTGTCGGGATGCTGCATGCGCTGCAGGAGGCGCTGATCGGACAAGCCAAAGAGAATCTGGATACGATTATTCCTGGCTATACCCATCTGCAAAGAGCACAGCCCATTCTGTTCGCTCATCATCTGATGGCGTATGTCTCCATGTTCCAGCGTGATGCGGAGCGTCTGATCGACAGCTACAAACGAATTAATGTGCTTCCACTGGGTGCAGGTGCCTTGGCAGGCACAACCTTCCCGATTGATCGTCATTTTGTAGCTGAGCAGCTTCAATTTGACCGTGTGTATGAGAACAGCCTGGATGCGGTAAGCGATCGTGATTTTATCGTTGAGTTCTTAGCTGATGCTTCCCTTATTATGATGCACCTGTCTCGTCTGAGTGAGGAGCTGGTACTATGGAGCAGCACAGAGTTCAGTTTTGTTGAGCTTGATGATGCATTCTGCACTGGCAGCAGCATTATGCCACAGAAGAAGAACCCGGATGTACCGGAGCTCGTCCGCGGCAAGACAGGACGTGTATATGGGAATCTGATGGGTCTGCTCACTGTGCTTAAATCCCTTCCGCTTGCCTACAACAAAGATATGCAGGAAGACAAGGAAGGTATGTTTGATACGGTGGCAACTCTTGAAGGTGCGCTGCAGCTGTTTGCGCCAATGATTGCTACGATGAAGGTAAACAAAGGACGCATGCGCGAAGCCGTGAACCAGGACTTTTCCAACGCGACTGATATTGCGGACTTCCTCGTAGGCAATGGCCTTCCTTTCCGTCAGGCACATGAGGTTATCGGTAAGACAGTGCTGTATTGTATCCAAAACGGAAAATACTTGCTCGATCTAACCCTTGATGAGTTCAAGCAGTTCTCCGAGCTGTTCGATGATCAGATCTATGCCGTGCTTCAGCCGGAAGCGGTTGTTAATGCGCGTAATGTTTACGGAGGTACAGCTTCAGTCCAAGTAACGGATGCGATTCGCCGAAGCGAAGCGATGCTGGGTCTGACGACACAATGGCTCAAGGAGCATACAGAGTAA
- a CDS encoding argininosuccinate synthase, whose protein sequence is MAKEKIVLAYSGGLDTSVILKWLKETYDAEIIAFTADIGQKEELDGLEEKALATGASKVYIDDLRDEFASDFIYPMFQAGALYEGQYLLGTSIARPLIAKRMVDIAIAEGATAIAHGATGKGNDQVRFELNAAALTPDIKVIAPWRLEEFRNQFPGRAEMIAYAEQHGIPVTASAAKPYSMDRNLLHISYESGVLEDPWFDASAPENKEMFLLSNSPEDAPDEAEYLDLEFKNGDCVALNGEQLSPLEVMEKLNELGGKHGIGRVDMVENRFVGMKSRGVYETPGGTILFTAHRKMESITMDREVMNLRDSLITRYSTLVYNGFWFAPERLALQALVTESQKNVTGTVRVKLYKGNIIAAGVKSPVSLYNPDIATMEADPTQAYDQGDATGFIRLNALRLKVGSGVAQNQ, encoded by the coding sequence ATGGCAAAAGAGAAAATTGTACTAGCTTATTCCGGCGGATTGGATACTTCCGTCATTCTAAAATGGCTCAAGGAAACCTATGATGCAGAGATCATTGCATTCACAGCAGATATCGGACAGAAGGAAGAGCTGGACGGTCTAGAAGAAAAAGCACTTGCAACAGGTGCCTCCAAAGTATATATCGACGATCTGCGTGATGAGTTCGCTAGTGACTTCATTTATCCAATGTTCCAGGCAGGCGCCTTGTACGAAGGCCAATATCTGCTCGGTACCAGTATCGCGCGTCCATTGATTGCTAAACGGATGGTTGATATCGCGATTGCCGAAGGCGCAACAGCTATTGCTCACGGCGCGACAGGCAAAGGTAACGACCAGGTTCGTTTCGAGCTGAACGCAGCTGCGCTGACACCAGATATCAAGGTAATTGCCCCATGGCGTCTGGAAGAATTCCGTAATCAATTCCCGGGACGGGCGGAAATGATCGCTTATGCAGAACAGCATGGCATTCCGGTAACTGCATCGGCTGCGAAGCCGTATTCCATGGACCGCAACCTGCTGCATATCAGCTATGAGAGCGGAGTGCTTGAGGATCCTTGGTTTGATGCGAGTGCGCCGGAGAACAAAGAAATGTTCCTTCTTAGCAACTCGCCGGAGGATGCTCCGGATGAAGCGGAATACTTGGACCTTGAGTTCAAGAATGGGGACTGCGTAGCCTTGAACGGAGAGCAGCTTAGTCCGCTTGAAGTGATGGAGAAGCTGAATGAGCTGGGCGGCAAGCACGGAATCGGCCGTGTAGATATGGTGGAGAACCGTTTCGTGGGTATGAAGAGCCGCGGCGTGTATGAGACACCAGGCGGAACGATTCTGTTCACTGCACATCGTAAGATGGAATCCATCACTATGGACCGTGAAGTCATGAACCTGCGTGACAGCTTGATTACCCGCTACAGTACGCTTGTGTACAACGGCTTCTGGTTTGCACCGGAACGCCTGGCACTGCAGGCACTGGTGACAGAGAGCCAGAAGAATGTAACAGGAACCGTTCGCGTGAAGCTGTACAAAGGCAATATTATCGCGGCTGGTGTGAAGAGCCCTGTCAGTCTGTACAATCCGGATATCGCTACGATGGAGGCAGATCCTACCCAGGCTTACGATCAAGGGGATGCAACAGGCTTCATCCGCCTGAATGCGCTTCGTCTTAAGGTCGGATCAGGTGTAGCACAGAACCAATAA
- the argF gene encoding ornithine carbamoyltransferase — protein MTITQLNLKGRDFIEFTDYSKEEIEYLLQLAVDIKKKQKSGEVYQPLKGKTIGLIFEKSSTRTRVSFEVGMFQLGGHALFLSKNDIQLGRGEIISDTAQVLSRYLDGIMIRTFAHSNVTELAKYADIPVINGLSDDAHPCQVLADFQTVLEHKGQLKGLKMAYVGDGNNMAHSLMLGAAKLGVHVSVASPEGYEPNPAIVEQAKSIAQETGAQVVVTRSPEEAVKDADIIYTDVWASMGFEEEQKVREAAFADYQVNEELVKGAKKDYIFLHCLPAHRGEEVSEGVIDGPNSAIFDQAENRLHAQKALMAALMG, from the coding sequence ATGACGATTACACAGCTGAACCTCAAAGGCCGGGATTTTATTGAATTTACAGACTACAGCAAAGAGGAGATTGAGTATCTTCTACAGCTTGCTGTCGATATCAAGAAGAAGCAAAAAAGCGGTGAAGTCTATCAGCCGCTGAAGGGCAAGACCATCGGACTTATTTTTGAAAAATCATCGACACGTACACGCGTATCTTTTGAAGTAGGGATGTTCCAGCTGGGCGGGCACGCACTATTCCTTAGCAAAAATGACATTCAGCTTGGACGCGGCGAAATCATCAGCGACACAGCTCAGGTGCTCTCACGTTACCTGGACGGTATTATGATTCGGACGTTTGCGCACAGTAATGTGACGGAGCTTGCCAAGTATGCGGATATTCCCGTAATCAACGGGCTGAGCGACGATGCACATCCTTGCCAGGTGCTCGCTGATTTCCAGACCGTGCTGGAGCATAAAGGACAGCTGAAAGGTCTCAAGATGGCCTATGTAGGCGACGGAAACAACATGGCACATTCCCTGATGCTCGGCGCTGCCAAGCTTGGAGTGCATGTATCGGTAGCAAGTCCAGAAGGATACGAGCCGAATCCGGCGATCGTAGAGCAGGCGAAGAGCATTGCGCAAGAGACGGGAGCTCAGGTTGTGGTGACCCGCAGTCCAGAGGAAGCAGTGAAGGATGCGGATATTATTTATACAGATGTGTGGGCAAGTATGGGCTTTGAGGAAGAACAGAAGGTTCGCGAAGCCGCTTTTGCCGATTATCAGGTTAATGAAGAGCTCGTTAAAGGAGCGAAGAAGGATTATATCTTCCTGCACTGCCTTCCTGCTCACCGCGGCGAAGAAGTAAGTGAAGGCGTCATCGACGGACCGAACTCGGCTATTTTTGACCAGGCGGAGAACCGACTTCATGCCCAAAAAGCACTGATGGCTGCCCTGATGGGTTAA
- a CDS encoding acetylornithine transaminase — protein sequence MMTVTNQSQQTQAGAPDTQVTNETGSSLFPTYARYPLSLIKGKGSYLWDDKGNKYLDFVSGLAVTNLGHAPDKIVNKVKEQLDELWHVSNLFTIPGQEQAAKLLTANTCADAVFFCNSGAEANEAAIKLARRYQQKVLGKGKFEIITFKQSFHGRTLATLTATGQDKVKEGFLPLPEGFVHVPLHDIPALEAAITPHTAAIMLELILAEGGIHVVDPEFLRKVKALCEEHGLLLIMDEVQTGMGRTGKLFAHQHYDVEPDIFTSAKGIGSGFPVGAMLGKGYLRDAFTPGSHATTFGGTPLAMAAVNATIETIIEEELPKRAQQMGDYLIESLRKELEGISFVTEVRGRGLIVGIACKGPVGDIITAGQNRGFLFVNAGPEVIRFLPNLYVTTEEIDTAVALIKTLIEEHVAANA from the coding sequence ATGATGACCGTTACGAATCAATCACAGCAGACACAAGCGGGAGCACCGGATACGCAAGTGACAAATGAAACAGGGAGCTCGCTTTTTCCAACCTATGCACGGTATCCGCTCAGCCTGATCAAGGGCAAGGGCAGTTACCTGTGGGATGACAAGGGCAATAAATATTTGGACTTCGTGAGTGGTCTCGCTGTTACCAATCTGGGTCATGCGCCGGATAAGATTGTAAATAAAGTGAAGGAACAGCTGGATGAGCTGTGGCATGTATCGAATCTGTTCACCATTCCTGGACAGGAGCAGGCAGCGAAGCTGCTTACGGCGAATACTTGTGCAGATGCAGTGTTCTTCTGCAACAGCGGGGCAGAGGCTAATGAAGCTGCAATTAAGCTGGCGCGCAGATATCAGCAAAAAGTGCTGGGCAAAGGCAAGTTTGAAATTATCACCTTCAAACAGTCCTTCCATGGCCGGACACTGGCAACACTCACGGCGACAGGACAGGATAAAGTGAAGGAGGGCTTCCTTCCGCTGCCTGAAGGCTTTGTTCATGTACCATTGCATGATATTCCTGCACTGGAAGCAGCGATTACACCGCATACAGCGGCGATTATGCTAGAGCTGATCCTGGCTGAAGGCGGCATTCATGTCGTCGATCCGGAATTTTTGAGAAAAGTGAAGGCACTCTGTGAGGAGCATGGCTTGCTGCTGATTATGGATGAGGTGCAGACAGGCATGGGCAGAACAGGCAAGCTGTTTGCTCATCAGCATTATGATGTGGAGCCGGATATTTTCACTTCAGCCAAAGGGATTGGCAGTGGATTTCCGGTGGGTGCGATGCTGGGTAAAGGTTATTTGCGCGACGCATTTACCCCGGGAAGTCATGCGACCACATTCGGCGGCACACCGCTGGCCATGGCAGCAGTCAATGCAACGATAGAGACGATCATTGAAGAAGAGCTGCCTAAACGAGCACAGCAAATGGGAGATTACTTGATCGAATCCTTGCGCAAGGAGCTGGAAGGCATTTCATTTGTTACTGAGGTGCGCGGCAGAGGTCTGATCGTTGGCATTGCGTGTAAGGGTCCGGTTGGCGATATTATTACAGCAGGCCAGAACAGAGGCTTCCTGTTCGTGAATGCGGGGCCTGAAGTGATTCGCTTCCTGCCGAACTTGTACGTAACTACAGAAGAAATCGACACAGCGGTTGCTCTGATCAAGACTTTGATTGAGGAACACGTCGCGGCGAATGCGTAA
- the argB gene encoding acetylglutamate kinase, with protein sequence MTQASAEVKKSSTGKSAGAFVMKCGGSTLAALPASFFEDLRELQAEGTAPVIVHGGGPAISENLEKLGIETEFVNGLRKTTEPVLDVVEMVLAGSINKQIVRLIQGTGARAIGLSGVDGGLIQAKPVSNSAEVGYVGDVTRVEASIIEGIVNLGYMPVIAPVGVDAAGQRYNINADTAAGAVASHLGVDRMIVVTDVPGIMKNVDGVKKVLPSVTVQQIEDMIQSGEIYGGMIPKVRAAIKCIQGKVKEVVIVDGSEPKILSRVLKGEVIGTRIVRM encoded by the coding sequence ATGACGCAGGCAAGTGCAGAAGTGAAGAAGAGCTCGACCGGGAAGTCAGCAGGAGCGTTTGTCATGAAATGCGGAGGGAGTACGCTTGCGGCGCTGCCGGCTTCCTTTTTCGAGGATTTGCGTGAGCTTCAAGCGGAAGGTACAGCACCCGTTATCGTTCATGGCGGCGGTCCGGCGATTTCGGAAAATTTAGAGAAGCTTGGCATCGAAACTGAATTCGTTAATGGGCTGCGTAAGACAACCGAGCCGGTGCTGGATGTTGTGGAAATGGTGCTGGCAGGCAGCATTAACAAGCAGATCGTCCGACTTATCCAGGGGACGGGAGCACGGGCGATTGGTTTGTCCGGTGTGGACGGTGGTCTCATACAGGCGAAGCCGGTCAGTAACAGTGCTGAGGTTGGTTATGTAGGAGATGTCACTCGGGTAGAGGCTTCTATTATAGAAGGAATCGTTAACCTGGGTTATATGCCAGTAATTGCGCCTGTAGGTGTAGATGCAGCAGGACAACGCTATAATATCAACGCAGACACTGCGGCGGGAGCTGTCGCTTCCCATCTGGGTGTGGACCGAATGATTGTCGTTACTGATGTACCTGGCATTATGAAGAACGTTGATGGAGTGAAGAAAGTGCTTCCTTCGGTTACCGTGCAGCAGATTGAAGATATGATCCAGAGCGGCGAAATTTATGGAGGCATGATTCCCAAAGTGAGAGCCGCGATTAAATGTATTCAAGGCAAAGTAAAAGAGGTCGTCATCGTGGACGGCAGCGAGCCGAAGATCTTGAGCCGGGTGCTTAAGGGAGAAGTGATCGGCACGAGAATTGTACGGATGTAA
- the argJ gene encoding bifunctional glutamate N-acetyltransferase/amino-acid acetyltransferase ArgJ, translating into MGQVAIQAFSIVDNGSIVSPLGFSAGGLHCGLKKTDRNDLGAIKCDVVANAAAVYTTNVFQAAPLQVTRDSLKNGKLQAIIVNSGNANAVTGKQGEEDAYAMRAAAARELGVAEEDVAVASTGVIGELLKMDCVHAGIKAMPAKMGKDTDVAGEFSQAILTTDLVKKEICVTTQVDGKQVTIAGAAKGSGMIHPNMATMLAFVTCDAEIEQQALQGLLGQSTDSTFNMITVDGDTSTNDMLVAMSSGLAGNDILTPKHKDWESFAEAFNYVCEVLAKAIARDGEGATKLVEVNIQGADTDDSARAIAKTVIGSSLVKTAMFGADANWGRIIAAVGRAGVPVNPEQVDVKLGDILVLQGSRPVAFSEDEALAYLQGDTVQIFVNLHGGTGKATAWGCDLTYDYVRINAAYRT; encoded by the coding sequence ATGGGACAGGTTGCAATTCAGGCTTTTAGCATCGTGGATAACGGATCGATCGTATCGCCCTTAGGATTCAGCGCAGGAGGTCTGCATTGTGGACTTAAGAAGACAGATCGGAACGATCTTGGCGCTATTAAATGTGATGTAGTTGCGAACGCGGCTGCTGTATATACAACGAATGTATTCCAAGCGGCACCGCTTCAGGTGACAAGAGACAGTCTGAAGAACGGTAAGCTTCAAGCCATTATCGTGAACAGCGGTAATGCGAATGCCGTGACGGGCAAGCAGGGAGAAGAAGATGCTTATGCAATGAGAGCAGCTGCTGCGCGTGAGCTGGGTGTGGCCGAAGAGGATGTAGCGGTTGCTTCAACGGGTGTCATTGGTGAGCTGCTCAAGATGGATTGTGTACATGCCGGAATTAAGGCGATGCCTGCGAAGATGGGCAAGGACACGGATGTAGCGGGTGAGTTCTCTCAAGCGATTCTGACTACTGATCTTGTAAAAAAAGAAATCTGTGTCACCACTCAAGTGGACGGCAAACAAGTTACGATTGCGGGAGCGGCAAAGGGCTCAGGGATGATTCACCCGAATATGGCGACAATGCTTGCTTTTGTAACCTGTGATGCAGAGATTGAACAGCAGGCATTGCAAGGGCTGCTGGGTCAATCGACAGATTCGACCTTCAATATGATTACGGTGGACGGCGATACCAGTACGAATGATATGCTGGTGGCGATGTCCAGCGGGCTGGCAGGCAACGATATACTCACTCCGAAGCATAAAGACTGGGAGTCGTTCGCAGAGGCATTCAACTATGTATGCGAAGTGTTGGCCAAGGCGATTGCAAGAGATGGAGAAGGCGCAACAAAGCTGGTTGAGGTAAACATTCAAGGAGCAGACACGGATGATTCTGCCAGAGCCATCGCGAAGACGGTGATTGGTTCGAGTCTGGTCAAGACAGCCATGTTCGGTGCAGATGCAAACTGGGGACGAATCATTGCTGCTGTAGGCCGTGCCGGCGTGCCGGTAAATCCGGAACAGGTGGATGTGAAGCTGGGAGATATTTTGGTGCTGCAAGGCTCTCGTCCTGTGGCATTCAGTGAAGATGAGGCACTTGCCTATCTTCAGGGCGACACGGTTCAGATCTTTGTTAATCTTCATGGTGGTACAGGTAAGGCTACTGCCTGGGGCTGCGATCTGACTTATGATTATGTGCGGATTAATGCAGCTTATCGGACATAA
- the argC gene encoding N-acetyl-gamma-glutamyl-phosphate reductase: MKNKLKVAIVGSTGYGGVELIRFLQHHPNVEIASVISSSTSGVSIAEGFPHLNTIMEQTLDGIDVAHMAANVDLVFTATPSGVSTQLVPQLIDAGLKVIDLSGDFRLKDGAAYEKWYKHTPAEDQYLEQAVYGLSEVYGEQVQGVDFISNPGCYPTATLLGLIPAIASGMIDPASIIIDAKSGVSGAGRGTSLASHYAEINENFKAYKVNKHQHIPEIEQVLTDIAGHKVTVTFTAQLVPMTRGIMSTMYATLNGNYTDQDFIDAYNQYYEGKPFIRIRQAGSWPATKEVFASNYCDIGFSADSRTGRVTIFAVIDNVVKGAAGQAIQNLNLMMGWEEATGLQFSPVYP; encoded by the coding sequence ATGAAGAACAAATTAAAGGTAGCAATTGTGGGTTCCACTGGGTATGGCGGAGTGGAGCTCATTCGTTTTTTACAGCATCATCCAAACGTAGAGATCGCCTCGGTCATTTCGTCTTCGACGAGCGGAGTATCCATTGCTGAAGGGTTCCCTCACTTGAACACGATTATGGAGCAGACACTGGACGGCATTGACGTAGCCCATATGGCAGCAAATGTGGATCTTGTATTCACCGCCACGCCATCAGGTGTAAGTACACAGCTCGTTCCTCAGCTTATTGATGCGGGTCTCAAGGTTATTGACCTGTCGGGCGACTTCAGGTTGAAGGACGGAGCAGCGTATGAAAAATGGTATAAACACACTCCTGCAGAGGATCAGTATCTGGAGCAGGCTGTTTACGGACTTAGTGAAGTGTATGGAGAGCAGGTTCAAGGTGTAGACTTCATCTCTAACCCGGGCTGTTATCCGACAGCAACGCTGCTGGGACTGATTCCTGCCATCGCATCAGGCATGATCGATCCCGCAAGCATCATTATTGATGCGAAATCCGGTGTATCCGGAGCAGGTCGAGGCACAAGCCTGGCTTCGCATTATGCTGAGATTAATGAGAATTTCAAAGCCTACAAGGTCAACAAGCATCAGCACATTCCGGAGATTGAGCAGGTACTTACAGACATAGCAGGTCATAAAGTAACCGTCACATTTACAGCACAGCTCGTTCCTATGACTAGAGGTATCATGAGCACGATGTATGCAACCTTAAATGGAAATTATACAGACCAGGATTTCATTGATGCATACAACCAGTATTATGAGGGCAAGCCATTCATTCGAATCAGGCAAGCGGGAAGCTGGCCGGCGACGAAGGAAGTGTTCGCATCCAACTATTGTGACATTGGGTTCTCAGCCGATTCACGTACAGGAAGAGTTACCATCTTCGCCGTGATTGATAATGTCGTGAAGGGCGCTGCTGGGCAGGCCATTCAGAATTTGAATCTGATGATGGGCTGGGAGGAAGCAACAGGTCTTCAATTCTCACCAGTATACCCATAA